Proteins encoded by one window of Arcobacter sp. LA11:
- a CDS encoding amino acid ABC transporter ATP-binding protein, with the protein MINMDKINKFYDDFHVLKNINFYVKKGEIVVVCGPSGSGKSTLIRCINGLEDIDDGQIIVDEINIHASKKNLQSIRGEVGMVFQHFNLFPHLTILENITLAPGLVKNVKKSESKKVAMELLEKVKLADKADSYPGDLSGGQKQRVAIARSLAMKPKVMLFDEPTSALDPETIGDVLSVMKDLAKENFTIVCVTHEMGFAKEVGDRIVFMDEGVIVEENSPEEFFDNPRSDRAKKFLKEILTH; encoded by the coding sequence ATTATTAATATGGATAAAATCAATAAATTCTACGATGACTTTCACGTTCTTAAGAATATAAATTTTTATGTGAAAAAAGGTGAGATAGTTGTAGTATGTGGACCATCAGGTTCTGGTAAATCAACACTAATTAGATGTATTAATGGTTTAGAAGATATTGATGATGGGCAAATTATTGTTGATGAAATTAATATCCATGCTAGTAAAAAAAACTTACAATCTATTAGAGGTGAAGTTGGAATGGTTTTCCAACATTTTAATCTTTTCCCTCATTTAACAATCTTAGAAAATATTACTTTAGCTCCTGGTTTAGTTAAAAATGTTAAAAAAAGTGAATCAAAAAAAGTTGCTATGGAGTTATTAGAAAAAGTAAAACTTGCAGATAAAGCAGACTCATACCCTGGTGATTTATCAGGTGGACAAAAACAAAGAGTAGCAATAGCAAGAAGTCTTGCAATGAAACCAAAAGTAATGCTTTTTGATGAACCAACTTCCGCTCTTGACCCAGAAACAATTGGTGATGTTCTTTCTGTTATGAAAGATTTAGCAAAAGAGAATTTTACTATTGTATGTGTTACCCACGAAATGGGATTCGCAAAAGAAGTAGGAGATAGAATCGTTTTTATGGATGAAGGTGTAATAGTTGAAGAAAACTCACCTGAAGAATTTTTTGATAATCCAAGAAGCGATAGAGCAAAGAAATTTTTAAAAGAAATACTAACACACTAA
- a CDS encoding transporter substrate-binding domain-containing protein produces MKRIVLALMVFATLNMFADDINLWKKSTLNKVLQKGQLEVCMEPGYMPFEMKDKKGRIIGYDVDMAKKMAKEMGVKLKLLPTAWDGIIAALVTGKCDIIMSGMTITQQRNLKINFANPYVVVGQTIMMRKGLEGKIKSAKDLDKPEYTVVTKLGVTGEVATRKFFKKAKIVTFETESDGAAEVLNGKADAFVYDQPYNILFMSDKGKDKLIHLDTPLTYEPLGWAIRKGDPDFLNWLNNFLRQMKEDKVVDFHEKLNNKWLRDTSWLKRVQ; encoded by the coding sequence GTGAAAAGAATAGTTTTAGCACTAATGGTTTTTGCAACATTAAATATGTTTGCAGATGACATAAATTTATGGAAAAAGTCTACTTTAAATAAAGTATTACAAAAGGGTCAATTAGAGGTTTGTATGGAACCTGGATATATGCCTTTTGAGATGAAAGATAAAAAAGGTAGAATTATAGGTTATGATGTAGATATGGCTAAAAAAATGGCTAAAGAAATGGGTGTAAAATTAAAATTACTTCCAACTGCATGGGATGGTATTATTGCTGCATTAGTAACTGGAAAATGTGATATTATTATGTCTGGTATGACAATTACACAACAAAGAAATTTAAAAATTAATTTTGCTAACCCTTATGTAGTTGTTGGACAAACAATTATGATGAGAAAAGGTTTAGAAGGAAAAATTAAATCAGCAAAAGATTTAGATAAACCTGAATATACTGTAGTTACAAAACTTGGAGTTACTGGTGAAGTAGCAACAAGAAAATTCTTCAAAAAAGCAAAAATTGTTACTTTTGAAACTGAATCAGATGGAGCAGCAGAAGTATTAAATGGTAAAGCTGATGCCTTTGTATATGACCAACCATACAATATTTTATTTATGTCTGATAAAGGTAAAGATAAATTAATTCATTTAGATACACCACTTACTTATGAACCATTAGGATGGGCTATTAGAAAAGGTGATCCTGATTTCCTTAACTGGTTAAACAACTTCTTAAGACAAATGAAAGAAGATAAAGTTGTTGATTTCCATGAAAAATTGAATAACAAATGGCTAAGAGATACTTCTTGGTTAAAAAGAGTTCAATAA
- a CDS encoding amino acid ABC transporter permease has product MGKKHQSLAQNKNLGHFIALMFYVLVGYSLYIAASNMNYVWKWNSIPDYFMYTETTSIEAPTDGKLIQEDGIYYIQKIDERVKLDLDSSYKFDYTVGEEVYEGDFIASKDETKTGPILNGLWVTLKISFLSAILTFFIGIFVALMKLSSYQFLKDIATVYITVVRGTPLLVQIFLFYFIVANIFELERFVAGVLALGIFFGAYMAEILRGAIQSIDKGQLEAANSLGISNFQAMRYIILPQAFKRALPTLVGEMIALVKDSSLVSVISITDLTKVGKEIVANTFSPFETWIVVALVYLTITSTLSYIGHRIEKNMAEKGGMS; this is encoded by the coding sequence ATGGGCAAGAAACATCAAAGTTTAGCACAAAATAAAAACTTAGGGCATTTTATCGCCCTAATGTTTTATGTTTTAGTAGGATATTCTTTATATATAGCTGCTTCAAATATGAACTATGTTTGGAAATGGAATTCTATACCAGACTATTTTATGTATACAGAAACAACAAGTATTGAAGCCCCTACAGATGGTAAATTAATTCAAGAAGATGGTATTTACTATATTCAAAAAATTGATGAGAGAGTAAAATTAGATTTAGATAGTAGTTACAAATTTGATTACACTGTAGGTGAAGAAGTTTATGAGGGTGATTTTATTGCCTCTAAAGATGAAACTAAAACAGGTCCTATATTGAATGGACTTTGGGTAACGTTAAAAATTTCCTTTCTTTCTGCGATACTAACATTCTTTATTGGTATATTTGTTGCATTAATGAAGTTATCTTCTTATCAGTTTTTAAAAGATATTGCTACGGTTTATATTACCGTTGTTAGAGGGACACCTCTTCTTGTTCAAATATTTTTATTTTATTTTATTGTTGCGAATATATTTGAACTTGAAAGATTTGTAGCTGGTGTTTTAGCCTTAGGAATTTTCTTTGGTGCATATATGGCAGAGATTTTAAGAGGAGCTATTCAATCAATAGATAAAGGACAACTAGAAGCTGCTAATTCTTTAGGAATTTCAAACTTTCAAGCTATGAGATATATTATTTTACCTCAGGCATTTAAGAGAGCTTTACCTACACTTGTAGGAGAAATGATTGCCTTAGTTAAAGATTCATCTTTAGTTTCTGTTATTTCTATTACAGATTTAACAAAAGTTGGTAAAGAGATTGTAGCTAATACCTTCTCCCCCTTTGAAACCTGGATAGTCGTTGCTTTAGTGTACTTAACTATTACATCAACGCTGAGTTATATAGGACATAGAATAGAAAAAAATATGGCAGAAAAAGGTGGGATGAGTTAA
- a CDS encoding MarC family protein, whose translation MEFISSFLQQAITFFAIMDPIGISALALSLLSTNITKTEITTVARKSTLTIIIAFFVVLITGDLILKIFGIDENSLKVMGGIVLILMAISMVNGSAEKNQKQIGKNNEELSVIPIGIPIAFGTGLFTTIIIFKHQAETFLDILSITFAFCINALIFFLILKNSIYIKKYLGLTGQNIITKLMGLIVGAIAVQFIVSGIVTLAKGYI comes from the coding sequence TTGGAATTCATCTCTTCTTTCCTTCAGCAAGCAATCACTTTTTTTGCTATTATGGATCCTATTGGTATTAGTGCTTTAGCTTTATCTTTATTAAGCACTAATATTACAAAAACAGAAATTACTACTGTTGCAAGAAAATCTACCTTAACTATAATAATTGCTTTTTTCGTTGTTTTAATAACTGGGGATTTAATCTTAAAAATTTTTGGTATTGATGAAAATTCTTTAAAAGTAATGGGTGGAATTGTATTAATTTTAATGGCAATATCAATGGTAAATGGTTCTGCTGAAAAAAATCAAAAACAGATTGGCAAAAATAATGAAGAGTTATCTGTAATTCCAATAGGTATTCCTATTGCTTTTGGTACAGGACTTTTTACTACTATTATCATTTTTAAACATCAAGCAGAAACTTTTTTAGATATTTTATCAATAACTTTTGCTTTTTGTATAAATGCTTTAATTTTCTTTTTGATTTTAAAAAACTCTATTTATATTAAAAAATATTTAGGATTAACAGGTCAAAATATTATTACAAAGCTTATGGGATTGATTGTTGGGGCAATAGCTGTTCAATTTATAGTCTCAGGAATAGTAACACTAGCTAAAGGTTATATCTAG
- a CDS encoding LysE/ArgO family amino acid transporter, with protein sequence MELDVFLKAFLISLSLIVAIGAQNAYILKLGLLKQHVLKAVLFCVITDSLLITAGVLGLGLFIKGNQLLINGIAIFGIVFLTVYAFLSFKAALKNESLKIDDEVKTNPIKQVFSLLFMFTFLNPHVYLDTVLLIGGIGANVEESYRSYFLLGAISASFFWFFSLGFGARFLIPLFKKPITWKILDISIGFLMLYIAYSLIPLIQ encoded by the coding sequence GTGGAATTGGATGTCTTTTTAAAAGCATTTTTAATTTCACTTTCTTTAATAGTTGCAATAGGCGCACAGAATGCATATATATTAAAACTTGGATTACTTAAGCAGCATGTATTAAAAGCAGTTTTATTTTGTGTTATTACTGATTCTTTACTTATTACAGCAGGTGTTTTAGGTTTAGGATTGTTTATAAAAGGTAATCAGCTACTTATAAATGGTATTGCAATTTTTGGAATAGTTTTTTTAACTGTCTATGCTTTTCTTTCTTTTAAAGCTGCTCTAAAAAATGAGAGTCTAAAAATTGATGATGAAGTAAAGACTAATCCTATTAAACAAGTTTTTTCACTTTTATTTATGTTTACATTCTTAAATCCTCATGTCTACTTAGATACAGTACTTCTAATTGGTGGTATTGGTGCAAATGTAGAAGAGAGTTATAGAAGTTATTTTTTACTTGGCGCAATCTCAGCATCATTTTTTTGGTTTTTTAGTCTTGGTTTTGGTGCAAGATTTTTAATTCCTTTATTTAAAAAACCTATTACATGGAAAATATTAGATATATCAATTGGTTTTTTAATGCTTTATATTGCTTATTCTCTTATTCCTTTAATTCAATAA
- a CDS encoding sensor histidine kinase: MSLDKLSISYRCHNSIGNSLDISDMLTEVIETFAEETDALHGSFYIIEENTIYKNIISIGKKISLDIFSIKSKLAKSEIFIEKYDEKINILACKLEEGCMFFAYDFKDDVDFITSIYESFKSKLNISINSCLSVQKLKESNIKLLEQKRQLEVLTNSLKDEIELATKLSIEKEKQIFEQIKMAQMGELIGNIAHQWREPLSVISTAASGMKIKKEHNMLTDPDFSNYTQSIVDNSLYLSNTIDEFRDYIKESHREKEIVIQERLKMAITLVESSFSLENIQIIQGFIEEKDIHFKLILGDLLQVLISILNNSKDALIINKVENRWIKYELIKKENIILITIEDNAGGIEKNILDKIFNPYFTTKHQFEGTGVGLYSGYDIIVNKLKGNLYVKNTQHGAKFYIELPISSNYVI; the protein is encoded by the coding sequence ATGTCTTTAGATAAATTATCTATATCTTATAGGTGCCATAATTCTATAGGGAATAGTTTAGATATAAGTGACATGCTTACAGAAGTTATAGAAACTTTTGCTGAGGAAACAGATGCCTTACATGGGTCATTTTACATAATAGAAGAAAATACAATCTATAAAAATATAATTTCTATTGGTAAGAAGATTTCATTAGATATATTTTCAATAAAATCAAAATTAGCAAAGAGTGAAATTTTTATTGAAAAATATGATGAAAAAATTAATATTTTAGCCTGTAAACTAGAAGAAGGTTGTATGTTTTTTGCATATGATTTTAAAGATGATGTAGATTTTATAACTTCAATTTATGAAAGTTTTAAGAGCAAGTTGAATATTAGTATTAATTCATGTCTTAGTGTACAAAAATTAAAAGAGAGTAATATCAAGTTATTAGAACAAAAAAGACAGTTAGAAGTACTTACTAATAGTTTAAAAGATGAAATAGAATTAGCAACAAAACTAAGTATAGAAAAAGAAAAACAAATATTTGAACAGATAAAAATGGCTCAAATGGGCGAGTTGATTGGAAATATTGCTCATCAATGGAGAGAACCATTAAGTGTTATTTCAACTGCTGCAAGTGGTATGAAAATAAAAAAAGAACATAACATGCTAACAGATCCTGATTTTTCTAATTATACGCAAAGTATTGTTGATAATTCACTATATCTTTCAAATACTATAGATGAATTTAGAGATTATATAAAAGAGAGTCATCGAGAAAAAGAGATTGTTATTCAAGAAAGATTAAAAATGGCAATTACTCTTGTCGAATCGTCGTTTAGTCTTGAAAATATACAAATAATTCAAGGTTTTATAGAAGAAAAAGATATTCATTTTAAGTTAATACTTGGAGATTTATTACAAGTTTTAATATCTATTTTAAATAATTCAAAAGATGCGCTTATTATAAATAAAGTGGAAAATAGATGGATTAAATATGAGTTAATAAAAAAAGAAAATATAATATTGATTACAATTGAAGATAATGCAGGTGGAATTGAGAAAAATATTTTAGATAAAATATTTAATCCATATTTTACTACTAAACACCAGTTTGAGGGAACTGGAGTAGGTTTATATTCTGGATATGATATTATTGTAAATAAACTAAAGGGTAATTTATATGTGAAAAATACTCAACATGGGGCTAAGTTTTATATTGAATTACCTATCTCTTCAAACTATGTTATATAA
- a CDS encoding Tex-like N-terminal domain-containing protein, which yields MTNDLINLIKEQTTLSNKHIQNIINLLDEGCTVPFIARYRKDLTGNASDEDLRAFEQVFTYSQKLLQRKEEILNLLEEKNFLNEKIKKSIEEAKSMQICEDIYAPFKDKKSSRTSSAIENGLEPLANIIQSLKYSNNEISQKARTFLNNKVLSTDDAILGAKDIIAQRYADDFKSKEIIRNIISNWGEIQIKEGKQFDKTGVYSNFANQNEKIKYIKSHRVLAILRAVNEKQLSIKVNIDEKHILENIKKYKIPSWANSSKDIVFDAYKDGLKRLLLPSLKREAINTLKEKASAEAIELFGKNLKELLQTAPLVNQVILGMDPGFVSGCKLAVIDKDGIYLDSDVIYPTKPKQNIEASTKTVLNLIKKYNITSIAIGNGTASRETAQFISNLIKDANLEVNYAIVSEIGASVYSASKIAGEEYPNLDVTIRGAISIAGRLRDPMATLVKIDPKSLGIGQYQHDVNQKELEAKLKNTTVDLVNKVGVDLNSTSYKLLSFISGISEKLAKNIIAHRTNIKKFNSKNELLKVKGLGTKAYEQAVGFLRIKDGKSILDNTAIHPEDYAATKNLQEKYNIEDVKDNQIEQIAKEINTTPFKLKDIIQELKKPGYDVRNEFNQVKFAQDITKIEDLKEGYILSGIVRNITDFGAFVDIGLKNDALLHISQISTKRINHPSEILSINQNLEKIRVLSVDLEKQRVGLTLKEY from the coding sequence TTGACTAATGATTTAATTAATTTAATAAAAGAACAAACAACTCTATCAAATAAACATATACAAAATATAATTAACTTACTTGATGAAGGTTGTACTGTTCCTTTCATAGCAAGATATAGAAAAGACTTAACAGGGAATGCTAGTGATGAAGATTTAAGAGCTTTTGAACAAGTTTTTACTTACAGTCAAAAACTTCTTCAAAGAAAAGAAGAGATACTAAACTTACTTGAAGAGAAAAACTTTTTAAATGAAAAAATCAAAAAGAGTATTGAAGAAGCAAAATCTATGCAAATATGTGAAGATATTTACGCACCATTTAAAGATAAAAAATCATCAAGAACTAGCTCTGCAATAGAAAATGGTCTTGAACCACTTGCAAATATTATTCAAAGTTTGAAGTATTCAAATAATGAAATTAGTCAAAAAGCAAGGACTTTCTTAAATAACAAAGTTTTATCTACAGATGATGCAATATTAGGTGCAAAAGACATCATAGCTCAAAGATATGCAGATGATTTTAAATCAAAAGAGATTATAAGAAATATAATTTCAAACTGGGGTGAGATACAAATCAAAGAAGGTAAACAATTTGATAAAACTGGAGTTTACTCAAATTTTGCAAATCAAAATGAGAAAATAAAATATATAAAATCCCATAGAGTTTTAGCAATTTTAAGAGCTGTAAACGAAAAACAGTTAAGTATAAAAGTTAATATAGATGAAAAGCATATTTTAGAAAATATAAAAAAATATAAAATTCCATCATGGGCAAATTCTTCAAAAGATATAGTGTTTGATGCATATAAAGATGGATTAAAAAGATTACTACTGCCAAGTCTAAAAAGAGAAGCTATAAATACTCTTAAAGAAAAAGCAAGTGCTGAAGCAATCGAGCTTTTTGGAAAAAACTTAAAAGAGCTACTTCAAACCGCACCCTTAGTAAATCAAGTGATTTTGGGTATGGATCCAGGCTTTGTATCAGGATGTAAGCTTGCAGTAATAGATAAAGATGGAATATATTTAGACTCAGATGTTATCTATCCTACAAAACCAAAACAAAATATAGAAGCTTCAACTAAGACAGTATTAAATCTAATTAAAAAATACAATATAACATCTATTGCAATTGGAAATGGAACTGCTTCAAGAGAAACAGCCCAGTTTATATCAAATCTAATAAAAGATGCCAATCTAGAGGTAAATTATGCAATAGTAAGTGAAATAGGTGCAAGTGTATATTCAGCTTCAAAAATAGCTGGAGAAGAATATCCAAACCTAGATGTAACAATAAGAGGAGCAATTTCAATAGCTGGAAGACTTCGAGATCCTATGGCAACACTTGTAAAAATTGATCCTAAATCACTTGGAATAGGTCAATATCAACATGATGTAAACCAAAAAGAGTTAGAAGCTAAGCTAAAAAATACAACTGTAGATTTAGTAAATAAAGTTGGAGTTGATTTAAATTCCACATCATACAAATTACTTTCTTTTATCTCAGGTATTTCGGAAAAATTAGCTAAGAATATTATAGCACATAGAACTAATATAAAAAAGTTCAACAGTAAAAATGAATTATTAAAAGTAAAAGGTCTTGGTACAAAAGCATATGAACAAGCAGTAGGATTTTTAAGAATAAAAGATGGAAAATCTATTCTTGATAATACTGCAATCCATCCAGAAGATTATGCAGCAACGAAAAATCTACAAGAAAAATACAATATAGAAGATGTAAAAGATAATCAAATAGAACAAATTGCAAAGGAAATAAACACAACACCATTTAAACTAAAAGATATTATACAAGAGCTAAAAAAGCCAGGATATGATGTAAGAAATGAGTTCAATCAAGTAAAATTTGCCCAAGATATAACAAAAATAGAAGACCTAAAAGAAGGCTATATATTAAGTGGAATAGTAAGAAATATTACAGATTTTGGAGCTTTTGTAGATATAGGACTTAAAAATGATGCCCTACTTCATATTTCTCAAATATCAACAAAAAGAATAAATCACCCAAGTGAAATTCTAAGTATTAATCAAAACTTGGAAAAGATAAGAGTTCTAAGTGTAGATTTAGAAAAACAAAGAGTTGGACTAACTTTAAAAGAATATTGA
- a CDS encoding phytanoyl-CoA dioxygenase family protein — protein MTLTNEQIDQFNKNGFLIIKNFIEDDFCDEILEKAKKHLEKKQAPIESEQEYMQLDNKDITVRRLRQVYDRETVFKDWMTSNKIRPILKQLLNDEPVLTLAHHNSIMTKLPHESTRTFWHQDRRYWHFENDNLISIWLSLGDEFLENGLLEFIPKSHKINFSKDRFDENSNFLDENKENQKLIETKVHQNLSKGDIVLFHCKTLHHASKNTSNTAKISFVYTVRAKNNKPLKNTRSDFKEVTLD, from the coding sequence ATGACACTAACAAATGAACAAATAGACCAATTTAATAAAAATGGTTTTCTAATAATAAAAAATTTTATAGAAGATGATTTTTGTGATGAAATTTTAGAAAAAGCCAAAAAACATTTAGAAAAAAAACAAGCTCCTATTGAAAGTGAACAAGAGTATATGCAACTTGATAACAAGGATATTACCGTTAGACGCCTAAGACAAGTATATGATAGAGAAACTGTTTTTAAAGATTGGATGACAAGCAATAAAATAAGACCTATTTTAAAACAATTATTAAATGATGAGCCAGTCTTAACTTTAGCACATCATAATTCAATCATGACAAAACTTCCCCATGAAAGTACTAGAACTTTCTGGCATCAAGACAGAAGGTATTGGCATTTTGAAAATGACAATTTGATTTCAATCTGGCTAAGTTTAGGAGATGAATTTTTAGAAAATGGTCTTCTAGAGTTTATTCCTAAATCTCACAAAATAAATTTCTCAAAAGATAGATTTGATGAAAACTCTAATTTTTTAGATGAAAATAAAGAAAACCAAAAACTTATAGAAACAAAAGTTCATCAAAATTTATCTAAAGGTGATATTGTATTGTTTCATTGTAAAACACTTCATCATGCAAGTAAAAATACAAGTAATACTGCAAAAATATCATTTGTATATACAGTACGTGCTAAAAACAATAAGCCATTAAAAAATACAAGAAGCGATTTTAAAGAAGTTACTCTTGACTAA
- the sucD gene encoding succinate--CoA ligase subunit alpha yields MAILIDKNTKVLVQGLTGSQASFHTQRAIAYGTNVVSGVVPGRRGQTHLDLPIYNTVECAKRLTGATASIIYVPAPFCKDSIIEASENGIETIVCITEGIPTIDMLDVKAAIDLNGSTLIGPNCPGIITPGQCKMGIMPESIHMPGSVGIVSRSGTLTYEAVNQSTLAGFGQSTCVGIGGDPVPGSDFIDILKKFQDDDETKAIVMIGEIGGAKEEAAAEFIKEYVTKPVVSYIAGVTAPKGKRMGHAGAIIDGGKGTAEDKYAALERAGVSTVRTITAIGDALKEVHP; encoded by the coding sequence ATGGCTATTTTAATTGATAAAAATACAAAAGTATTAGTACAAGGTTTAACAGGTTCTCAAGCAAGTTTTCATACACAACGTGCAATTGCATATGGAACAAATGTAGTAAGTGGTGTAGTCCCAGGTCGTAGAGGACAAACTCATTTAGACCTTCCAATTTACAACACTGTTGAATGTGCAAAAAGACTTACAGGAGCTACTGCTTCTATTATCTATGTACCAGCTCCATTTTGTAAAGATTCTATTATAGAAGCTAGTGAAAATGGTATTGAAACTATTGTATGTATTACAGAAGGAATACCTACAATTGATATGCTAGATGTAAAAGCTGCAATTGATTTAAATGGTTCAACACTTATTGGTCCAAATTGTCCAGGTATTATAACTCCAGGTCAATGTAAAATGGGAATTATGCCAGAATCAATTCATATGCCAGGAAGTGTAGGTATTGTTTCAAGATCAGGAACACTTACATATGAAGCAGTAAATCAATCAACTCTTGCAGGATTTGGTCAAAGTACTTGTGTAGGTATTGGTGGTGATCCTGTACCTGGTTCTGATTTTATTGATATTCTAAAAAAATTCCAAGATGATGATGAGACAAAAGCTATTGTAATGATTGGTGAAATTGGTGGAGCAAAAGAAGAAGCTGCGGCTGAATTTATTAAAGAATATGTGACAAAACCTGTAGTTTCATACATTGCAGGAGTTACAGCTCCTAAAGGGAAAAGAATGGGTCATGCAGGAGCAATCATTGATGGAGGGAAAGGTACTGCTGAAGATAAATACGCTGCGCTTGAAAGAGCTGGAGTTTCAACAGTTAGAACTATTACTGCAATTGGAGATGCTTTAAAAGAAGTACATCCATAA
- the sucC gene encoding ADP-forming succinate--CoA ligase subunit beta: MNLHEYQAKNLYRKYDIPTTKGKLLTHPSQLDDILRTIGKDKWVVKAQVHAGGRGKAGGVVLVDSKYEANEEVRRLLGSRLVTHQTTGDGQPINSIFVEEPCDIVDEIYLAFAVDRTTQRIIIITSSEGGMEIEEVAENTPEKILRNPINPIVGIMPAQCRQICDDLGLDKTLSAQMIDLMQKMYKMFVENDLSLIEVNPLVITKQGYLMCLDGKVQVDNSALYRQPKMNEIRDESQEDERELKAEKLDLNYVSLDGNIGCMVNGAGLAMATMDLIQTHGAQPANFLDVGGSVNEKRVIEAFGIILSDSKVKGILVNIFGGIVRCDIIASGIISAVEAMNIDIPIVVRLEGTNAKEGLELIRNSKVSVYEEANLDKAAQKIIELTGGVN; the protein is encoded by the coding sequence ATGAATCTTCATGAATACCAAGCAAAAAATTTATATAGAAAATATGATATTCCTACAACAAAAGGGAAATTATTAACTCATCCTTCTCAATTAGATGATATATTAAGAACAATTGGAAAAGATAAATGGGTTGTAAAAGCACAAGTTCACGCAGGTGGACGTGGAAAAGCTGGTGGAGTTGTACTTGTTGACTCAAAATACGAAGCAAATGAAGAAGTTAGACGTCTTCTTGGAAGTAGATTAGTAACTCATCAAACAACAGGAGATGGTCAACCTATCAACTCTATTTTTGTTGAAGAACCATGTGATATTGTAGATGAAATCTATTTAGCTTTTGCTGTAGATAGAACAACTCAAAGAATCATCATCATCACATCTAGTGAAGGTGGAATGGAGATTGAAGAAGTTGCAGAAAATACTCCAGAAAAGATTTTAAGAAACCCTATTAATCCCATTGTTGGAATTATGCCTGCACAATGTAGACAGATTTGTGATGATTTAGGTTTAGATAAAACACTTTCTGCACAAATGATTGACCTGATGCAAAAAATGTATAAGATGTTTGTAGAAAATGACCTTTCACTTATAGAAGTAAATCCACTTGTTATTACAAAACAAGGATACTTAATGTGTCTTGATGGAAAAGTACAAGTTGATAATTCAGCACTTTACAGACAGCCAAAAATGAATGAAATTAGAGATGAATCTCAAGAAGATGAAAGAGAATTAAAAGCTGAAAAGCTTGACTTAAATTATGTATCACTTGATGGAAATATTGGATGTATGGTAAATGGTGCAGGTTTAGCAATGGCAACTATGGATTTAATTCAAACTCATGGGGCACAACCAGCAAACTTTTTAGATGTTGGTGGAAGTGTAAATGAAAAAAGAGTTATTGAAGCCTTTGGAATTATTTTATCTGATAGTAAAGTAAAAGGTATTTTAGTAAATATTTTTGGTGGTATCGTAAGATGTGATATTATTGCCTCTGGTATTATATCTGCTGTAGAAGCTATGAATATTGATATTCCAATTGTTGTAAGACTTGAAGGAACAAATGCAAAAGAAGGTCTTGAACTTATTAGAAATTCTAAAGTTTCAGTTTATGAAGAAGCAAATTTAGATAAAGCTGCACAAAAGATTATTGAACTTACGGGAGGAGTTAACTAA
- a CDS encoding response regulator transcription factor — translation MKILIIEDDENIVSFLKRGFKEAGYITESSTSGEEGEYLALVNKYDIIILDWMLPHKSGIDIIQTLREKKIKTPILFLTAKDTLENKIVGFRRGADDYLTKPFAYKELLVRMEAIYRRTLLNSTKNIIEIKNIQIDLNAKIMKKDGKKISLSQKEYELLIFLIKNKNSMVSNSMIESQLWNNEEFINSNVIQVTIYNLRKKIGKSLITNFRGLGYKIDT, via the coding sequence ATGAAAATACTTATAATTGAGGATGATGAAAATATAGTCTCTTTTTTAAAAAGGGGATTTAAGGAGGCTGGATATATTACAGAAAGCTCAACTTCAGGTGAAGAAGGAGAATACTTAGCATTGGTTAATAAGTATGATATTATTATTTTAGATTGGATGCTCCCGCATAAAAGTGGTATTGATATAATTCAAACGTTAAGAGAGAAAAAAATAAAAACACCAATACTATTCCTTACGGCAAAAGATACATTAGAAAATAAGATTGTCGGTTTTAGAAGAGGAGCAGATGATTACTTGACTAAACCATTTGCATATAAAGAACTTCTTGTCAGAATGGAAGCAATTTATCGAAGAACCTTATTAAATAGTACTAAAAATATAATTGAAATAAAAAATATTCAAATTGATTTGAATGCCAAGATAATGAAAAAAGATGGAAAAAAAATATCTTTGAGTCAGAAGGAATATGAGCTATTAATATTTCTAATTAAAAATAAAAATTCAATGGTCTCAAATTCTATGATTGAATCACAACTATGGAATAATGAAGAGTTTATTAATAGCAATGTTATTCAGGTAACAATTTATAATTTAAGAAAGAAAATAGGAAAGTCTCTTATTACAAACTTTAGAGGTTTAGGTTATAAAATTGATACCTAG